The Aphelocoma coerulescens isolate FSJ_1873_10779 chromosome 14, UR_Acoe_1.0, whole genome shotgun sequence genome has a window encoding:
- the BRICD5 gene encoding BRICHOS domain-containing protein 5, translated as MGVLSFSPSSAQAGSQLIRVTLQGQQDPLRNQTAVVDKARSTVTYYITSQSNRSAVVLYDSRNGYVCYKPLEQRTCYLRRMDPWDLQTLQMALNTSEHSAEQLLHHNNQTKFYREFLGIVAGEQVDPRGLGEAVQTLCEQTSIFWVRRGQGPGRQRLIYLCIDICFPSNICVSICFYYLPE; from the exons ATGGGGGTTCTcagcttctcccccagctctgcccag gctggctcccaGCTCATCCGAGTGACGCTCCAGGGCCAGCAGGACCCGCTGAGGAACCAGACAGCTGTGGTGGACAAGGCCAGGAGCACCGTCACGTACTACATCACCTCGCAGAGCAACCGGAGCGCCGTGGTGCTGTACGACAGCAGGAAC GGCTACGTGTGCTACAAGCCGCTGGAGCAGCGAACCTGCTACCTGAGGAGGATGGACCCCTGGGACCTGCAGACCCTGCAGATGGCTCTCAACACCTCTGAGCACAgt GCTGAGCAGCTGCTACACCACAACAACCAGACCAAGTTCTACCGGGAGTTCCTGGGCAttgtggcaggggagcaggtGGACCCCAGGGGCCTGGGGGAGGCTGTGCAGACCCTGTGTGAGCAGACATCCATCTTCTGGGTGCGGAGAGGGCAGG ggccggggagGCAGCGCCTCATCTACCTGTGCATTGACATCTGCTTCCCCAGCAATATCTGCGTCTCCATCTGCTTCTATTACCTGCCCGAATAA
- the MLST8 gene encoding target of rapamycin complex subunit LST8, whose product MNAAQGTVGSDPVILATAGYDHTVRFWQAHSGICTRTVQHQDSQVNALEITPDRSMIAAAGYQHIRMYDLNSNNPNPVINYDGVSKNITSVGFHEDGRWMYTGGEDCMARIWDLRSRNLQCQRIFQVNAPINCVCLHPNQAELIVGDQSGAIHIWDLKTDHNEQLIPEPEVSVNSVHIDPDASYMAAVNSSGNCYVWNLTGGIGEEVTQLIPKTKIPAHNRYALQCKFSPDSTLLATCSADQTCKIWRTSNFSLMTELSIKSNNPGETSRGWMWDCAFSGDSQYIVTASSDNLARLWCVETGEIKREYSGHQKAVVCLAFNDSVLG is encoded by the exons ATGAACGCGGCGCAGGGCACGGTGGGCAGCGACCCGGTCATCCTGGCCACGGCCGGCTACGACCACACGGTGCGGTTCTGGCAGGCGCACAGCGGCATCTGCACCCGCACGGTGCAGCACCAGGACTCC CAGGTGAACGCCCTGGAGATCACGCCGGACCGGAGCATGATCGCAGCCGCAG GGTACCAGCACATCCGCATGTACGACCTCAACTCCAACAACCCCAACCCCGTCATCAACTACGACGGCGTGAGCAAGAACATCACCTCGGTGGGGTTCCACGAGGACGGGCGCTGGATGTACACGGGCGGGGAGGACTGCATGGCCCGCATCTGGGACCTCAG GTCCCGTAACCTCCAGTGCCAGCGCATTTTCCAGGTGAACGCTCCCATCAACTGTGTCTGCCTGCACCCCAACCAG gcggAGCTGATCGTGGGCGACCAGAGCGGGGCCATCCACATCTGGGACCTGAAGACCGACCACAACGAGCAGCTCATCCCCGAGCCCGAGGTGTCGGTGAATTCGGTGCACATCGACCCCGATGCCAGTTACATGGCCGCTGTGAACAGCTCG GGAAACTGCTACGTGTGGAACCTGACGGGCGGCATCGGCGAGGAGGTGACACAGCTGATCCCCAAGACCAAGATCCCGGCACACAACCGCTACGCCCTGCAGTGCAAGTTCAGCCCTGACTCCAC GCTCTTGGCCACTTGTTCTGCTGATCAGACGTGCAAGATCTGGAGGACTTCAAACTTCTCTCTGATGACAGAGCTGAGCATTAAGAGCAACAACCCTGGGGAGACGTCCCGGGGCTGGATGTGGGACTGCGCCTTCTCTGGGGACTCCCAGTACATTGTCACAG CCTCCTCTGATAACCTGGCCCGACTGTGGTGTGTGGAGACAGGAGAGATCAAGAGGGAATACAGCGGCCACCAGAAAGCCGTGGTCTGCCTGGCCTTCAACGACAGCGTGTTGGGATAA
- the LOC138118878 gene encoding hexosaminidase D-like encodes MAFQRSHRLNLLRLVVLLLVALAGIKFLFRDSFTLELHKHISKDSGFWGDTGDIVQDIIPQSQVLEVPAAKIMALRQKQQVPRDVSATEMRLVHLDLKGAAPRVSYLEQVFPLLSQLGANGVLIEYEDMFPFKGELEILRSPYAYSEEDIERIQQLADQYKLEVVPLVQTFGHVEFILKHEKYQHLREVERFPNSFNPHVPDTLALLKSILSQVIEKHRHSTWIHIGADEVFHLGEGIDSKNWMSHHKGDVGTMYLKHIKEVLGFLTAQYWGLRVLMWDDMLRKISVGALQESGIAKHVSPVVWFYAPDFEAEQIVPFLTKYVESGFEAVWFASAFKGTTGPAQAWTPLSYHLKNHLSWLKVMQAVPRLAPLRLQGVVLTGWQRYDHYSVLCELLPVSIPSLAICLQTLVNGGFTEDAKRKVLDVLGLESVQLEQSTCEGRGAFPGVEIYHMVEQVNGHLKESILKALEEESAIKGWFSPYHRKRQFGNPRNMESFGSKVLKLHEDWESFVRDLRAQLERIYFPDTVEEWMEENVNPYLDQLRDLVRDYRAIIRLNGRPKAT; translated from the exons atggccTTCCAGCGGAGCCACCGGCTGAACCTGCTGCGCCTCGTAGTGCTGCTCCTTGTCGCCTTGGCCGGCATCAAGTTCCTCTTCCGTGACAG CTTTACCCTGGAGCTGCACAAGCACATCAGCAAGGACAGCGGGTtctggggggacacgggtgaCATTGTCCAGGACATCATCCCCCAGAGCCAGGTTCTGGAGGTCCCTGCGGCAAAGATAATGGCCCTGAGGCAAAAGCAGCAGGTCCCCAGGGATGTCAGTGCCACCGAGATGAGGCTGGTCCACCTGGACCTCAAGGGAGCTGCACCCAGAGTCTCCTACCTGGAACAG gTGTTCcccctcctgtcccagctgggaGCCAACGGCGTCCTCATCGAGTACGAGGACATGTTCCCCTTCAAGGGGGAGCTGGAAATCCTCAGGTCCCCGTACGCTTACAG cGAGGAGGACATCGAGCGGATCCAGCAGCTGGCAGACCAATACAAGCTGGAGGTGGTTCCCCTGGTGCAGACCTTTGGCCATGTGGAG TTCATCCTCAAGCATGAGAAGTACCAGCACCTGCGGGAGGTCGAGCGCTTCCCCAACAGCTTCAACCCCCACGTCCCCGACACCCTGGCCCTGCTCAAGAGCATCCTGTCGCAGGTGATCGAGAAGCACCGGCACTCCACCTGGATCCACATCGGCGCAGAtgag GTGTTCCATCTCGGGGAGGGGATAGACTCCAAGAACTGGATGAGCCACCACAAGGGTGACGTGGGGACCATGTACCTGAAGCACATCAAGGAGGTTCTGGGCTTCCTCACAGCGCAGTACTGGGGGCTGCGGGTGCTCATGTGGGATGACATGCTGAGGAAGATCAGCGTGGGAGCGCTGCAGG agtCCGGGATAGCGAAGCACGTCTCACCCGTGGTGTGGTTCTATGCACCCGACTTCGAGGCTGAGCAGATTG TGCCGTTCCTCACCAAGTACGTGGAGAGCGGCTTCGAGGCGGTTTGGTTCGCCAGCGCCTTCAAGGGCACCACGGGGCCGGCTCAGGCCTGGACCCCGCTGAGCTACCACCTGAAAAACCACCTGAGCTGGCTGAAGGTGATGCAGGCCGTGCCACGGCTGGCCCCACTGCGCTTGCAGGGCGTAGTGCTCACCGGCTGGCAGAG GTACGATCACTACTCGGTGCTCTGCGAGCTGCTGCCCGTCAGCATCCCCTCGCTGGCCATCTGCCTGCAGACCCTGGTGAACG GGGGCTTCACAGAAGACGCAAAGAGGAAGGTCCTGGATGTGCTGGGCTTGGAGAGcgtgcagctggagcagagcaccTG CGAGGGCAGGGGAGCGTTCCCTGGTGTGGAGATCTACCACATGGTAGAGCAGGTTAATGGCCACCTGAAGGAGAGCATCCTTAAGGCACTGGAGGAGGAGAG TGCCATCAAGGGCTGGTTCAGCCCCTACCACCGGAAGCGCCAGTTTGGGAACCCCCGCAACATGGAGAGCTTTGGCAGCAAGGTGCTGAA GCTCCATGAGGACTGGGAGAGCTTCGTCCGTGACCTGCGtgcccagctggagaggatctaCTTCCCTGACACAGTGGAGGAGTGGATGGAAGAGAATGTCAACCCCTACCTGGACCAGCTGCGGGACCTGGTGCGGGACTACCGGGCCATCATCCGCCTCAATGGCCGGCCCAAGGCCACATAG